The Lactuca sativa cultivar Salinas chromosome 2, Lsat_Salinas_v11, whole genome shotgun sequence genome includes a window with the following:
- the LOC111876429 gene encoding uncharacterized protein LOC111876429, translating to MQQQQGQIDDLGFCPSFNCYSSDTLASIAAAKVTNQLFHDVGEEDFEFSIVLGDEEISVHDIAFEAPTVFPLFNRDLLNQEEVDREAVNGSVDACSDSLAKLFMNDREREESASSSSSEADESEGETPGVFCVWRPKMDIGSSPLSKCKKSSSTGSGSKRWRIRDLLRRSNSEGKEPMVLLTHKKVDIPKQNRSSGEVSVVANKSKSSSPSFHELFYVQQRAKSEIGKRKSYLPYRQGLVGFFSNVNAKGKKSPF from the coding sequence ATGCAACAACAACAGGGACAAATAGATGATCTAGGGTTCTGTCCTAGCTTTAATTGCTACTCTTCCGATACTCTAGCCTCCATCGCCGCTGCCAAAGTCACCAATCAGTTATTTCACGATGTTGGAGAAGAGGATTTCGAGTTCTCAATCGTGCTTGGAGACGAAGAAATTTCAGTCCATGATATCGCTTTCGAAGCCCCGACGGTTTTTCCTCTTTTCAACCGTGATCTATTGAATCAGGAAGAGGTAGATCGTGAAGCTGTAAACGGAAGCGTTGATGCTTGCTCGGATTCTCTGGCGAAATTGTTTATGAACGATCGGGAACGGGAAGAATCTGCGTCTTCGTCGTCATCAGAAGCGGACGAATCGGAAGGTGAAACTCCTGGAGTGTTCTGTGTGTGGAGACCTAAAATGGATATCGGATCATCGCCTCTTAGCAAATGCAAAAAGAGCAGTTCCACCGGATCGGGATCAAAACGGTGGAGAATTAGAGATTTACTCCGGCGGAGCAACAGCGAAGGGAAAGAGCCGATGGTGTTGTTGACTCATAAAAAGGTGGACATTCCCAAACAAAACCGGAGTTCCGGTGAAGTCTCCGTCGTTGCCaacaaatcaaaatcatcatCTCCGTCGTTTCATGAATTGTTCTACGTGCAACAACGAGCCAAAAGCGAAATCGGAAAGAGGAAATCGTATCTACCTTACAGGCAAGGCCTAGTTGGGTTCTTCTCAAATGTCAACGCCAAGGGGAAGAAATCCCCATTCTAA